The Bernardetia litoralis DSM 6794 genome includes a window with the following:
- the dnaA gene encoding chromosomal replication initiator protein DnaA, whose translation MVSLSQQNTAISLNPHAANSGGYKDCQTVWLRCLEIIKTEIPEQSFNTWFMPIRPLRLRQNILTIQVPSLYFYEFLEEHYVLVLRKAIIEQLGTNGKLEYSLLPEKQQRPLFDTSFERNIESQNQQNQALQKNSFASSSNFTNNEEENSATASGQASLFQNQNSSQQNTNQKETDSDNPIILNGNSNYESATSRNQLNTNSNSEQVTRQGHRLEHEKENELETRQQTNLENRQSHQSNRTHQSAPQLQKSSNFQSSNSGQSYHQNQTQNRNKIQQQSDFRPVKTTQELPHNLNARYTFDTFVEGECNSVAFAAGRAIAKNPGRTSFHPLVLYGGVGLGKTHLAHAIGNRILEQYPEKRVVYVSADQFANDFVASVREQQITQFTEQYYHLDVLIVDDIQFLCDKVKTQESFFHIFNHLHSAGKQIIMTSDCAPAQMRGLQERLLSRFKWGAILDLKIPDEETRKAIIYTKLQGYESQVSLDVIDFLAKSVTTNVRELEGVITSLLAKSSLADMSITLDLARQALGAVVAHQNETHELSIDAIEEIVAAFFQVTLEQLKGKTRKKEIAIARQFAMYLTKEYTDLPLKAIGWHFGKRDHSTVIHACKVVPLKMEKEESYKKTFDEIIKRIEQL comes from the coding sequence ATGGTATCACTTTCTCAACAAAATACGGCTATCTCATTGAACCCACACGCAGCAAATAGTGGTGGCTATAAAGATTGTCAGACAGTTTGGTTGCGTTGTTTAGAAATTATCAAGACTGAAATTCCAGAGCAGAGTTTCAATACTTGGTTTATGCCTATACGACCTTTGCGTTTGCGCCAAAATATTTTGACGATTCAAGTACCGAGCCTCTATTTTTACGAATTTTTAGAAGAACATTATGTTCTTGTACTCAGAAAAGCAATTATTGAACAGTTGGGAACAAATGGAAAACTAGAGTACTCTCTTCTTCCTGAAAAACAACAACGACCTTTGTTTGATACTTCGTTTGAACGCAATATAGAATCTCAAAATCAACAGAATCAAGCATTACAAAAAAATAGTTTTGCTTCTTCTTCTAATTTTACTAATAATGAAGAAGAAAATTCGGCAACTGCTTCTGGTCAAGCAAGTTTGTTTCAGAATCAAAACTCAAGTCAGCAAAATACAAATCAAAAGGAAACAGATTCAGATAATCCAATAATATTAAATGGTAATTCGAATTACGAATCAGCTACTTCTAGAAATCAGTTGAACACGAATTCAAATTCAGAGCAAGTAACTAGACAAGGGCATAGATTAGAACATGAAAAAGAAAATGAGCTAGAAACAAGACAACAAACTAATTTAGAAAACAGACAAAGCCATCAAAGCAACAGGACTCATCAGTCTGCGCCACAGCTTCAAAAGTCTTCTAATTTTCAATCTTCTAATTCTGGTCAATCTTATCATCAAAATCAGACTCAAAACAGAAATAAGATTCAGCAACAGTCTGATTTTCGTCCTGTCAAGACAACTCAAGAACTGCCTCACAATCTCAATGCAAGATATACTTTTGATACTTTTGTAGAAGGAGAGTGTAATAGTGTTGCTTTTGCAGCAGGTAGAGCGATTGCCAAAAATCCTGGAAGAACAAGTTTTCACCCTTTGGTTTTGTATGGTGGTGTAGGTTTGGGCAAAACACATTTAGCACATGCGATTGGCAACAGAATCTTAGAACAGTATCCAGAAAAACGAGTTGTTTATGTATCTGCTGACCAATTTGCTAATGATTTTGTAGCTTCTGTACGTGAACAACAGATTACGCAATTTACCGAACAGTATTATCATTTAGATGTTTTGATTGTCGATGATATTCAATTTTTGTGTGATAAGGTAAAGACTCAAGAGAGTTTTTTCCATATCTTCAATCACTTGCATAGCGCAGGCAAACAAATAATAATGACAAGCGATTGTGCGCCTGCTCAAATGAGAGGTTTGCAAGAACGACTACTTTCTCGTTTCAAATGGGGAGCAATCCTAGATTTGAAAATTCCTGATGAAGAAACTAGAAAGGCAATTATTTATACAAAATTACAAGGATACGAATCTCAAGTTTCTTTAGATGTAATTGATTTTTTAGCAAAAAGTGTAACTACTAATGTTAGAGAATTAGAAGGTGTAATTACTTCTCTTTTAGCTAAATCTTCTTTAGCTGATATGAGCATTACACTGGATTTGGCTCGTCAGGCACTTGGCGCAGTAGTGGCTCATCAAAATGAAACACACGAGCTTTCTATTGATGCAATTGAGGAAATTGTAGCTGCTTTTTTTCAGGTTACCTTAGAGCAACTCAAAGGAAAAACTAGAAAAAAAGAAATTGCAATAGCTCGTCAGTTTGCAATGTATCTTACCAAAGAATATACTGATTTGCCTTTAAAAGCAATTGGTTGGCATTTTGGAAAGAGAGACCACAGTACTGTTATTCATGCTTGTAAAGTTGTTCCTTTAAAAATGGAGAAAGAAGAATCTTACAAAAAAACTTTTGATGAGATTATAAAGCGAATAGAACAACTTTAA